One Spinacia oleracea cultivar Varoflay chromosome 4, BTI_SOV_V1, whole genome shotgun sequence DNA segment encodes these proteins:
- the LOC110803539 gene encoding uncharacterized protein, giving the protein MEFFCFLVDQKREMQSQRPVAGLCSRCGAAARVADMKTATRFCFVPFYFKYWKAIICTFCGATLKSYGN; this is encoded by the coding sequence atggagTTCTTCTGTTTCCTAGTAGATCAAAAGAGGGAGATGCAAAGCCAGAGACCGGTGGCGGGGTTGTGTTCCCGGTGTGGCGCGGCCGCTAGAGTGGCGGACATGAAGACGGCCACCAGATTTTGTTTCGTCCCGTTTTATTTCAAGTATTGGAAAGCTATCATTTGTACTTTTTGTGGTGCCACTCTGAAATCCTAtggtaactaa